The Candidatus Thorarchaeota archaeon genomic interval GCTTACCTAAGACCAGAAACGGCAACAACGACATATCTATTGTTCAAACGGCTGATGACTTTCTTCCGAGACAAACTACCTGCGTCAGTATTCCAGATTGGGAAAGCGTATAGAAATGAGATTTCACCTCGTCAAGGGCTTCTGAGGCTTAGAGAGTTCACACAAGTGGAAGGTCAAATCTTCATAACGGACGAAGATGAAAGAGACTGGTCTGATTATGAAACTATCAAACAAGTGGAGATGCCTTTGCTTTCTGCGGAGGCCCAGCTTAAGAATGAAGACCCCAATGTTTCCATGACTGAAGTTGGAGACGCCAAAGAAAACGGACACTTTGAAACTGAAGCCTATGCTTGGTGTGTGTATCTGGCATATGAGATATTCAGTGGTATGGGTTTCACCGATTCGAACATGAGACTGCGTCAACACCTACCCGACGAACGAGCTCACTACGCAAAGGATGCTTGGGATGTGGAAATCCACACTGATAGCTTTGGCTGGATTGAGTGCTGTGGTGTTCATGATCGCGGAGATTACGATCTGAAACGCCATCAGGAATACTCGGGCGAAAGCATGACTGTGAATGTGGGTGAAAAGAAGGTCGTACCAAATGTGCTTGAGATTGCTTTTGGTGTTGAACGACCCCTTTATTGTCTCATTGACAATGCCTATAGAAAAGATGGCAAGCGTGTTTGGTTGAAATTTGAGCCCGAGGTTGCTCCTGTCCAAGTAGCAGTATTTCCCTTGATGAGCAAAGACAAACTGATGAAACCGGCTAGAGAAATCTACGAAGATATTTCTGAAAGCGGGCTGATTTGTCAGTTCGACTATAGTGGTTCAATCGGTAGAAGGTACCGGCGTCAAGATGAGATTGGTACACCATTCTGTATTACT includes:
- the glyS gene encoding glycine--tRNA ligase, with product MSGDKDFSDVISALAVKRGFFWGPSPEIYGGSSGFYDLGPLGKLLKNRLERVIRKEFVKADFWEIESPTVAPREVWEASGHLEGFIDPIVTCEKCGQTYRADTFIKDEAPDAKVEAMNLEEMSDTIRELGIECPSCSGSFGEVESYNLMLKTKLGLDQEAYLRPETATTTYLLFKRLMTFFRDKLPASVFQIGKAYRNEISPRQGLLRLREFTQVEGQIFITDEDERDWSDYETIKQVEMPLLSAEAQLKNEDPNVSMTEVGDAKENGHFETEAYAWCVYLAYEIFSGMGFTDSNMRLRQHLPDERAHYAKDAWDVEIHTDSFGWIECCGVHDRGDYDLKRHQEYSGESMTVNVGEKKVVPNVLEIAFGVERPLYCLIDNAYRKDGKRVWLKFEPEVAPVQVAVFPLMSKDKLMKPAREIYEDISESGLICQFDYSGSIGRRYRRQDEIGTPFCITIDYDTLEDGTVTIREIESMKQIRRHRDELVSVLTDLIKGRKDFQVLLEEED